A genomic stretch from Ureibacillus composti includes:
- a CDS encoding beta-propeller domain-containing protein gives MKGRLYVSGLILIILVVAASTVLFVNKKVNVAAASTVFVNQPYYVHFSKPLDEKSIEKGKVNIKHADGKESKAVITLQQNNTSLSILHETPGDYILHVNGEAFQKSSSTSQKVEYKVIDQIEQLSTEQDLQHYFQNILNSEQRNVNNRGDVMEESATVSSEASVADRAGADASHSTTNNQVEGIEEGDIVVTDGRYIYSIVDQRIIIMDAKDPQKMKQVNAIPLNQNSTPIQLMIHQDMLIIIYDQYIEMKPSKSARYIGGMSMTKAAFYNIKDPANPKIIREIGQDGYMNGIRKYEDVLYIVTNKTPDYWIMTEKENVELKPYQYDSAKGEEIEPMNIGQLSILPGTMEPNYTIISAIDLKNLKDKKIETKGYLGGSSTLYMSENALYLTAFKFEMPRTLELEPSSSSEATTSIARDMIIAPTSTNTDIFKFAINGTEIELAATSSVSGTVLNQFSMDEYDGYFRIATTDGYAWGREANSKNHLFILDENLKKVGELTDLAKGERIYSARFMGDKVYIVTFKETDPLFVIDASNARRPKVLGELKIPGFSNYLHPLDENHLVGIGYDTEVRVDDFTKEPFVITKGMKISLFDVADFHNPKEQDMVVIGGRGTYSEVQYNHKALFRNSQYQYFGFPVSVYEGKGEHDIVYKGSGAQVYQITDEHGIQVKGDLVVPSREGEQYEDWESSINRLIYIDNVLYTISKKEVKSYDLQSFKQLGTLQIK, from the coding sequence ATGAAAGGTAGGCTTTATGTTTCAGGGCTGATCCTTATTATTTTAGTAGTTGCTGCAAGTACGGTTCTGTTTGTTAATAAAAAGGTAAATGTAGCGGCAGCTTCAACTGTTTTTGTTAACCAACCATACTATGTTCATTTTTCGAAGCCATTGGATGAGAAGAGTATTGAAAAAGGAAAGGTAAATATTAAACATGCCGATGGAAAAGAGAGCAAAGCTGTGATCACGTTACAGCAAAACAACACGTCTTTATCGATTCTTCATGAAACGCCAGGGGATTACATCCTTCACGTAAATGGTGAAGCTTTTCAAAAATCCTCATCAACTTCACAAAAAGTTGAATATAAGGTGATTGATCAGATTGAACAACTATCAACAGAGCAAGATTTGCAACACTACTTTCAAAATATCCTAAACAGCGAACAAAGGAATGTAAATAATAGGGGCGATGTTATGGAGGAAAGCGCCACTGTATCAAGTGAAGCTTCCGTAGCAGATCGTGCAGGGGCAGACGCATCCCATTCTACAACGAACAACCAAGTTGAAGGAATTGAAGAAGGGGATATTGTCGTCACGGACGGAAGATATATTTACTCCATCGTGGATCAGCGTATTATTATAATGGACGCTAAAGATCCGCAAAAAATGAAACAAGTAAACGCAATTCCTTTAAATCAAAATAGTACTCCAATACAACTCATGATTCATCAAGACATGTTAATTATTATTTACGATCAATACATCGAGATGAAACCGAGTAAATCTGCTCGCTACATCGGTGGAATGAGTATGACAAAGGCAGCATTTTACAATATTAAGGACCCGGCTAATCCAAAAATCATACGGGAAATTGGTCAAGATGGATATATGAACGGGATTCGAAAATATGAAGACGTTCTTTATATTGTGACTAACAAAACACCAGACTATTGGATTATGACCGAAAAAGAAAATGTTGAGCTAAAACCTTATCAATATGATAGTGCTAAAGGTGAAGAGATTGAACCGATGAATATCGGGCAATTATCCATCCTACCAGGAACAATGGAACCTAATTATACCATTATCTCTGCCATTGATTTAAAAAACTTAAAAGATAAAAAAATAGAAACTAAGGGCTATTTAGGCGGTAGTTCTACCCTCTATATGTCTGAAAATGCGCTGTACTTAACAGCTTTTAAATTTGAAATGCCTAGGACACTTGAATTAGAACCTTCTAGTTCTTCAGAGGCAACAACATCTATAGCAAGGGACATGATCATTGCGCCAACTTCAACAAATACAGATATTTTTAAATTTGCTATTAATGGGACGGAAATCGAACTGGCGGCAACATCGTCTGTTTCAGGAACGGTCCTAAATCAATTTTCAATGGACGAATATGATGGGTATTTCCGCATTGCTACAACCGATGGGTACGCATGGGGACGTGAGGCAAACTCTAAAAACCACTTATTTATTTTAGATGAAAACCTTAAAAAAGTAGGAGAGCTAACGGACTTAGCAAAGGGTGAGAGAATTTATTCAGCACGATTTATGGGCGATAAAGTCTATATTGTCACGTTCAAAGAAACAGATCCGCTCTTTGTTATTGATGCATCCAACGCAAGACGACCAAAAGTATTAGGGGAACTAAAAATACCTGGCTTTAGTAACTATTTACATCCATTAGATGAAAATCATTTAGTTGGGATTGGTTACGATACAGAAGTAAGGGTGGATGATTTTACAAAAGAGCCATTTGTAATAACAAAGGGGATGAAAATCTCTTTATTTGATGTAGCAGATTTCCACAATCCTAAGGAGCAGGATATGGTTGTCATCGGTGGTAGAGGAACATATTCAGAAGTTCAGTACAATCATAAAGCGTTGTTCAGAAATAGCCAATATCAATACTTCGGCTTCCCTGTTTCAGTTTATGAAGGAAAAGGGGAACATGATATCGTCTACAAAGGATCAGGGGCGCAAGTGTATCAAATAACCGACGAACATGGCATTCAAGTAAAAGGGGATTTAGTTGTACCTTCAAGAGAAGGAGAGCAATACGAAGATTGGGAATCTAGTATTAACCGTTTGATCTATATTGATAACGTTTTATATACTATCTCAAAGAAAGAAGTAAAAAGTTATGACTTACAATCGTTTAAACAATTAGGGACACTTCAAATAAAATAG
- a CDS encoding polysaccharide deacetylase family protein, producing the protein MKNKHNRKRAGWLEGLLISTIVMLTAFIVFFIFFNGDSKFQRTAVTAANASEGSTPTINETNSVKYPGVRILSEVVNDDSLRYHINYPQTKFDAVNNKIIQYITTSKENYINSLRLKNNVDVKAKGNLLIDYDIYEYKNKYYSIVFTEKVSLDSIVYNTSMETFFINKETGEIIAPINLLNKKVENLNLLAKHVRTQLSEDKKYKQYIFQNELIAATKPYWDNFSRFAIIGDSLVFYYDKGEIAARNVGNPTISIPLSYINPILADELKSSTTSEINILTPKKPVKSYSGKKVALTFDDGPHPSVTKQILKTLAKYDAKATFFMVGSNVSNYPTIAKEVYNSGHEIGSHTWNHANLTRLSSKQITSQLDRTNNAIYNAIGEYPTVFRPPYGAKNNQVVKASDVPVVMWTIDTLDWKYRNSNKLLPMVKSNMHNNAIILMHDIHQSTASGLDSVLNYLDQAGYEFVTVSEVLDASK; encoded by the coding sequence ATGAAAAACAAACACAATCGAAAACGGGCTGGATGGTTAGAGGGACTACTAATCAGTACAATTGTCATGCTAACTGCTTTCATTGTGTTCTTTATCTTCTTCAACGGAGATTCAAAGTTTCAGAGAACAGCAGTAACAGCTGCGAATGCTAGTGAAGGTTCAACACCAACAATAAATGAAACCAACTCAGTTAAATACCCAGGAGTTCGAATTTTATCAGAAGTAGTTAATGATGATTCATTAAGATACCATATTAATTACCCTCAAACTAAATTTGACGCGGTAAATAACAAAATCATACAGTACATAACAACATCAAAAGAAAATTACATTAACTCATTACGATTAAAAAATAACGTGGACGTGAAAGCAAAAGGGAATCTTCTCATCGACTATGATATATATGAATACAAAAACAAATATTATTCCATTGTGTTTACCGAAAAAGTTTCCTTGGATTCTATCGTCTATAATACGTCAATGGAAACATTCTTTATTAACAAAGAAACAGGCGAAATCATTGCGCCTATTAATCTATTAAATAAAAAAGTAGAAAACTTGAATCTGCTTGCAAAGCATGTGCGTACTCAATTATCAGAAGACAAAAAATACAAACAATATATTTTCCAAAATGAATTGATTGCAGCAACAAAACCTTATTGGGACAATTTTAGCCGATTTGCTATAATCGGAGACTCGTTAGTATTTTATTACGATAAAGGTGAAATTGCAGCGCGCAATGTAGGGAACCCTACTATATCCATTCCATTATCATATATTAATCCGATTTTAGCGGATGAACTTAAATCAAGCACAACTAGTGAGATTAATATTTTAACACCTAAAAAACCGGTTAAATCTTATAGTGGAAAAAAGGTTGCCTTAACTTTCGATGACGGACCACACCCAAGTGTCACGAAACAAATTTTAAAAACGTTAGCTAAATATGATGCAAAGGCGACATTCTTTATGGTTGGTTCAAATGTTTCTAATTATCCAACAATAGCAAAAGAAGTCTACAATAGTGGACACGAAATTGGAAGCCATACATGGAATCATGCAAATTTGACTCGCCTATCATCAAAACAGATTACATCACAATTAGACCGTACAAATAATGCCATTTATAATGCAATAGGTGAATATCCAACCGTTTTCCGTCCTCCTTATGGTGCGAAAAATAACCAGGTTGTAAAAGCATCAGATGTTCCTGTCGTCATGTGGACAATTGATACATTAGATTGGAAATATCGTAACTCTAATAAGTTACTACCTATGGTGAAAAGTAACATGCATAATAACGCTATTATTCTAATGCATGATATTCACCAATCTACAGCTAGCGGGCTCGATAGTGTTCTTAATTACTTGGATCAAGCAGGATACGAGTTTGTAACAGTAAGTGAAGTTTTAGATGCGAGCAAATAA
- a CDS encoding threonine/serine exporter family protein: MTMKEQNYEMALDCFLLAGQIMMESGAETYRVEDTMLRMARSQDIEDAQSYVTPTGIILSLGRRQITKITSITNRITDLHKISLVNNISRKLTLKIITLDEAYDELLKIQKTNYFLPIHVQILTASIASSCFMVLFNGLWSDMPAAFVAGGVGYLAVTMVQEATKVKFFSEFFASLVVGIIAYLAVHFGLGTELDKIIVGSVMPLVPGVLITNAVRDLMAGHFTAGIAKGTEAFLTAFAIGSGIALVVAI; encoded by the coding sequence ATGACAATGAAAGAACAAAACTATGAAATGGCACTTGACTGCTTTTTATTGGCGGGTCAAATTATGATGGAAAGCGGTGCGGAAACATACCGTGTTGAGGATACGATGCTTCGCATGGCGCGTTCTCAAGATATTGAAGACGCTCAAAGCTATGTGACACCGACAGGGATTATCCTTTCATTGGGTAGACGGCAAATTACAAAAATTACATCCATTACCAATCGAATTACAGATTTACATAAAATTTCATTAGTTAACAATATCTCTCGGAAGCTTACACTTAAAATAATAACATTAGATGAGGCTTATGACGAGCTATTAAAAATCCAAAAAACCAATTATTTTTTACCAATTCATGTCCAAATACTGACAGCCTCAATTGCAAGTAGTTGTTTTATGGTTTTATTTAATGGATTATGGTCTGATATGCCTGCTGCTTTTGTGGCGGGAGGTGTAGGATACTTAGCTGTAACGATGGTTCAGGAAGCGACAAAGGTTAAGTTTTTCTCTGAATTCTTTGCTTCTCTTGTTGTAGGAATCATTGCGTATTTAGCAGTTCACTTTGGCTTAGGGACCGAGCTCGATAAAATCATTGTTGGTAGTGTTATGCCACTTGTACCTGGAGTATTAATTACAAATGCAGTTCGAGATTTAATGGCGGGGCATTTTACAGCAGGTATTGCAAAAGGGACAGAAGCCTTTTTAACTGCGTTTGCAATAGGTTCGGGTATTGCGCTCGTCGTAGCGATTTAA
- a CDS encoding threonine/serine exporter family protein has translation MEYILQIIFSFIFTACFGVIFNAPTKAIPYCGIVGAIGWIVYYLINHIGVQEVQASFVGAFVVAIVAQIFARRFKMPMIIFNVSGIIPLVPGGIAYNTMRNIMELDYNLGIQNGMRAFMISGAVAMGLVFAEVITQLVMRTFNKGKTSMQSFARAKRRTQKFK, from the coding sequence ATGGAATATATTCTTCAAATAATCTTTAGTTTTATTTTTACAGCTTGTTTCGGTGTCATTTTTAACGCACCAACGAAAGCTATTCCCTATTGTGGAATTGTAGGTGCCATTGGGTGGATTGTTTATTACTTGATTAACCATATAGGTGTACAGGAAGTTCAAGCTTCGTTTGTAGGAGCATTCGTTGTAGCAATTGTTGCACAAATATTTGCTCGTCGTTTTAAAATGCCGATGATTATCTTTAATGTATCAGGGATCATTCCACTAGTTCCGGGTGGGATTGCTTATAATACAATGAGAAATATTATGGAGCTTGATTATAATTTAGGAATTCAAAATGGAATGCGTGCATTCATGATTTCCGGGGCTGTTGCTATGGGACTTGTTTTTGCGGAAGTTATTACGCAATTAGTTATGAGGACTTTTAACAAAGGGAAAACATCTATGCAATCCTTTGCAAGAGCAAAAAGAAGAACTCAAAAATTTAAGTGA
- a CDS encoding EAL domain-containing protein, with amino-acid sequence MMGSDKKNYSIDENILNQVPFPSFALNREGEVVIWNELCEKYFSYSMQDFINNPVQTIKHNLLSGLSEKSWNKILERKETYRFEKIQLLTKDDRLLNSSLLSMPCFIDGIPCIQITCILSELVVKLDETAQELLDLKEGIHSSFMVVTLDSEGLIINCNQAFLKTSHWTPKRVLGKTFWQLFPETDESLQVANQIWQTISSGQIWQGDIEKITKDGALYWVNLTAIPTYSQEDAGYRFVLIEQDITKDKELQHKLEKIAYMDTETGLMNVHRLEKVVTEIVEEGRHFSFVYMSIDKFYTIKDLHHNLAENNNLIVEFTKRMKIYFQDSLMARINENDFVVITPLGEWFIQGFLTYLKQNPIFNGSEAVPIAISGGITRSPQDQTNFSQLMKASLATIANVRKAGGDHIVSLSNETHKAINRRSMIEKRLLLALDQRNLKVLYQPQVDLQSGKITGVEALVRWEDEKIGVVSPDELIPIAEETGLIHHIGSFVIEKASRQAVEWQSKGLNLKVSINLSVREFRDKNMAKSILSTLAKVGCPANIIQIEITEKFALEAEAETSIIKQMRQLEDQGITFVLDDFGTGYASFRYMQLLPIEVLKIDKTFIRSLMQSEKTQRLINGMVHFGNSMNLTVLAEGVETEEQKELLKSYGCDAIQGYLVSKAVSEGEISELVKK; translated from the coding sequence ATGATGGGTAGTGACAAAAAGAACTACAGTATTGATGAAAATATATTAAACCAAGTTCCCTTTCCATCTTTTGCCCTTAATCGTGAAGGCGAAGTAGTCATTTGGAACGAGCTCTGCGAAAAATACTTTAGCTATTCGATGCAGGACTTTATAAACAACCCTGTTCAAACAATTAAACACAATTTACTATCTGGCTTATCCGAAAAATCCTGGAATAAAATTCTGGAGCGTAAAGAGACATACCGATTTGAAAAAATACAACTTTTAACAAAAGATGATCGACTACTCAATAGTTCACTGTTATCTATGCCATGTTTCATAGACGGCATACCTTGCATTCAAATCACATGTATATTAAGTGAATTAGTAGTCAAACTCGATGAAACAGCGCAAGAACTACTAGATCTAAAAGAAGGAATCCACTCTTCTTTTATGGTTGTGACGTTAGATAGTGAAGGGTTAATTATTAATTGTAACCAAGCCTTTTTAAAAACAAGTCACTGGACACCAAAACGAGTACTTGGGAAAACGTTTTGGCAACTGTTCCCCGAAACCGATGAAAGTTTACAAGTGGCGAATCAGATTTGGCAAACGATTTCCTCTGGCCAAATATGGCAAGGCGATATCGAGAAGATTACGAAAGATGGCGCATTGTATTGGGTCAATTTAACAGCCATCCCTACCTACTCACAAGAAGATGCAGGCTATCGCTTTGTGTTAATTGAACAGGACATTACAAAAGATAAAGAATTACAACACAAATTAGAAAAAATAGCTTATATGGATACTGAAACAGGATTAATGAATGTACACCGACTTGAAAAAGTTGTAACGGAAATCGTAGAAGAAGGCCGTCATTTCTCCTTCGTTTACATGAGTATTGATAAGTTCTATACAATTAAAGATTTACACCATAATCTCGCTGAAAACAACAACCTAATTGTTGAGTTCACAAAGCGAATGAAAATTTATTTCCAAGACAGTTTAATGGCACGAATTAACGAAAACGACTTTGTAGTTATTACACCACTTGGCGAATGGTTTATACAAGGCTTTTTAACATATTTGAAACAAAATCCCATCTTCAATGGAAGCGAAGCCGTTCCTATTGCCATTAGTGGAGGAATCACTCGTTCACCTCAAGACCAAACGAACTTTTCTCAATTAATGAAAGCCTCTTTAGCGACGATTGCGAATGTACGTAAGGCTGGCGGTGACCATATCGTCTCTTTATCAAATGAAACGCATAAAGCGATTAACCGTAGATCTATGATTGAGAAGCGCTTACTTCTTGCATTGGACCAACGAAACTTAAAGGTTCTTTACCAACCACAAGTGGACTTACAAAGCGGTAAAATTACTGGTGTGGAAGCACTAGTTCGTTGGGAAGACGAAAAAATTGGTGTTGTTTCACCAGATGAATTAATTCCAATTGCAGAGGAAACAGGCCTAATCCATCATATTGGTTCATTTGTAATTGAAAAAGCTAGTAGACAAGCGGTAGAGTGGCAAAGTAAAGGGTTAAATTTAAAAGTCAGCATTAACTTATCCGTTCGTGAATTCCGTGATAAAAATATGGCAAAATCCATTTTAAGTACCCTTGCAAAAGTTGGATGTCCAGCGAACATAATTCAAATAGAAATTACTGAAAAATTTGCTCTAGAAGCTGAAGCGGAAACATCGATCATTAAACAAATGCGTCAGCTTGAAGATCAAGGCATCACTTTCGTACTAGACGACTTTGGTACAGGTTATGCTTCATTCCGCTATATGCAATTACTTCCGATTGAAGTGCTTAAAATAGACAAAACCTTTATTCGTTCTTTAATGCAATCAGAAAAAACCCAACGCCTTATTAACGGGATGGTTCATTTCGGAAATTCAATGAACCTAACCGTATTAGCTGAGGGTGTAGAAACAGAAGAACAAAAGGAATTGCTAAAAAGCTATGGATGCGATGCAATTCAAGGATATTTAGTAAGCAAAGCTGTGTCAGAAGGTGAAATTTCAGAATTAGTGAAGAAATAA
- a CDS encoding EamA family transporter: MDRFKGVSLIVLGAAFWGATGPLAEVLFSSTGMTVPFMLALRLIVAGIFLLTFLLAMKKPIFLIWNSKVWARDLVIFSIIGMLGVQYSFNATIHESNAVFATLIQFLGPIFIVAYVSFNVRKWPPKSQVFGIFGTLIGLFLLLTNASFTSLLVSKEALIWGLIEGITFAFYTLYPAKLMKEWGVFIVVGWGMLIGGVLLCFSISIWESNEWTMLADGTTLTIFALSILFGTLGFVFFLSSLKYISPILTSVLSSIEPLTAMILSIFLFQTKLAPWQLIGAFIILVSVTWLSIAGEKTEKIKTE; the protein is encoded by the coding sequence ATGGACCGTTTTAAAGGAGTCTCACTTATTGTTTTAGGAGCTGCATTTTGGGGTGCTACAGGTCCTTTAGCTGAAGTTTTATTTTCTAGTACAGGTATGACTGTACCTTTTATGCTAGCTTTGCGACTTATTGTTGCCGGGATTTTTCTGTTAACATTTTTATTGGCGATGAAAAAGCCTATTTTTTTGATTTGGAATTCAAAAGTTTGGGCCAGAGATTTGGTCATATTCAGTATTATTGGAATGCTAGGTGTCCAATATTCATTTAACGCAACGATTCATGAAAGTAATGCAGTATTTGCTACGTTAATTCAATTTTTGGGACCTATTTTTATAGTAGCGTATGTTTCGTTTAATGTAAGAAAATGGCCACCTAAATCACAGGTTTTCGGGATTTTCGGGACTTTAATTGGCTTGTTTTTATTACTAACAAATGCTTCATTTACTTCTCTTCTTGTCAGTAAAGAAGCATTAATTTGGGGATTAATTGAAGGAATCACGTTTGCGTTCTACACACTTTACCCGGCAAAGCTAATGAAAGAGTGGGGAGTCTTCATTGTTGTTGGATGGGGAATGTTGATTGGCGGCGTGCTACTTTGTTTTTCGATTTCTATATGGGAAAGTAATGAATGGACTATGTTAGCAGATGGTACGACACTTACTATATTTGCATTGTCAATTTTATTTGGGACACTTGGGTTTGTATTCTTTTTAAGTAGTTTGAAATATATAAGTCCAATTCTTACAAGTGTGTTATCAAGTATCGAACCGTTAACTGCGATGATCTTGTCTATTTTTCTGTTTCAAACAAAGTTAGCGCCTTGGCAACTAATAGGTGCATTCATCATACTTGTTTCTGTCACATGGCTGTCTATTGCAGGGGAAAAGACAGAAAAAATCAAGACGGAATAA
- a CDS encoding ABC transporter ATP-binding protein, which translates to MKTVFSYIKPYKVPAMIAFSLMLIEMFVELFQPLIIAKIIDEGILLNDSGLIWKWGIMLVLFSLLAFTSGIVNSYFSSHAAQSFSYDLRNALFEKIQSFTITTYLRFPTSGLITRLTNDVQQVQSIFFMSLRIMLRAPLVVLGSLIMAFFVNAKIAFILCISTPILIIFLVVMVRKGVQHFGQVQRGVDQVNRVLQESLQAIRLVKAYMRGTYEMKRFEQVADNLKFDTMKALRVMEIIMPVLLFFMNLSMLAVLWFGSKEVSSGNAQVGELVAVVNYAMRITGNFSMFAFIIMAFSRAKASAERIEEILILEGATEETKEGTSVTPVEEVGLIRFENVTFTYPNTDQPVLQNISFTVNPGEKLAILGATGSGKSTLLSLIPRFYEPSSGDVYIGGRNSKEWDLEHLRSIIGYVPQQSMLFTGSITENVSWGKQNATLGEVIEAATKAQIHSSIEKFPQGYNTRVGQKGVNLSGGQKQRLSIARALIRHAKILILDDSTSALDVRTEMALWDALEEEGATKLVVTQKIQTAKGADRILLLDEGRIVANGTHDELLEGSTEYMKIVMSQQDRIGEA; encoded by the coding sequence GTGAAGACTGTATTTTCGTATATTAAACCTTATAAAGTTCCTGCAATGATTGCATTTAGTTTGATGCTCATTGAAATGTTTGTTGAGCTTTTTCAACCATTAATTATTGCCAAAATTATTGATGAAGGGATTTTGCTAAACGATTCAGGTCTGATTTGGAAATGGGGAATTATGCTAGTCCTTTTTTCATTATTAGCTTTCACGAGTGGTATCGTAAATTCCTATTTTTCTTCCCATGCTGCGCAAAGTTTTTCCTACGATTTACGTAATGCATTGTTTGAAAAAATCCAATCTTTCACGATTACTACGTATTTAAGATTTCCTACTTCAGGGTTGATCACAAGGCTAACGAACGATGTACAACAAGTTCAAAGTATCTTCTTTATGAGCTTACGGATTATGCTACGAGCACCACTTGTTGTATTAGGAAGTTTAATTATGGCGTTTTTCGTAAATGCCAAAATTGCCTTTATATTATGTATTTCTACTCCGATATTAATCATTTTTTTAGTTGTAATGGTACGAAAGGGCGTTCAGCATTTCGGACAAGTACAACGTGGTGTGGACCAAGTTAATCGAGTGTTACAGGAAAGTTTACAAGCTATTCGGCTAGTAAAGGCATATATGCGCGGTACATATGAAATGAAACGGTTTGAACAAGTAGCGGATAACCTAAAATTCGATACCATGAAGGCTCTACGCGTAATGGAAATCATTATGCCAGTGTTGCTGTTTTTCATGAATTTAAGTATGCTTGCCGTCTTATGGTTTGGATCTAAAGAGGTTAGTAGCGGCAATGCACAAGTGGGTGAGCTAGTAGCGGTAGTAAACTATGCGATGCGAATTACAGGTAACTTTTCCATGTTTGCTTTTATTATTATGGCTTTCTCCCGGGCGAAAGCTTCTGCTGAACGTATTGAGGAAATTTTAATTCTTGAAGGAGCAACAGAGGAAACTAAAGAAGGTACATCTGTGACACCAGTTGAGGAAGTTGGATTAATCCGTTTCGAAAACGTTACATTTACTTATCCAAATACTGATCAACCGGTGCTTCAAAATATCTCCTTTACTGTAAACCCTGGTGAAAAGTTAGCGATTCTTGGGGCAACAGGTTCTGGAAAGTCAACTTTACTTAGTTTAATCCCTCGTTTTTACGAACCATCTTCTGGTGATGTTTATATTGGTGGTCGTAATAGTAAAGAGTGGGATTTGGAGCACTTACGTTCGATTATTGGATACGTACCTCAGCAATCCATGCTTTTTACAGGTTCAATTACTGAAAACGTTAGTTGGGGAAAACAGAATGCCACATTGGGTGAAGTAATAGAAGCTGCTACAAAGGCACAAATTCATTCATCCATTGAAAAATTTCCTCAAGGTTATAACACGCGTGTTGGTCAAAAGGGTGTTAATTTATCCGGTGGTCAAAAACAACGATTATCGATTGCTCGTGCTTTAATTCGTCATGCTAAAATTCTAATTTTGGATGATAGTACGAGTGCGCTTGATGTAAGAACTGAAATGGCTTTGTGGGATGCGCTAGAGGAGGAGGGGGCAACTAAATTAGTGGTTACCCAAAAGATTCAAACTGCAAAAGGAGCAGATCGTATTTTATTGCTCGATGAAGGGCGAATTGTTGCCAATGGTACCCATGATGAACTATTAGAGGGAAGTACTGAATATATGAAAATTGTCATGTCACAGCAAGATCGGATAGGTGAAGCGTAA